In Arthrobacter sp. MN05-02, one genomic interval encodes:
- the murB gene encoding UDP-N-acetylenolpyruvoylglucosamine reductase, whose translation MTAPLTGTRLADLTTARVGGPARKLVEASTEQEIVEAVRAADAAGEPLLVISGGSNLLIGDDGFDGTVVHITSTGFTVNDDDATCGGVMVRVQAGQDWDELVRYTVMHAFSGLEALSGIPGSTGATPVQNVGAYGSDVSQTIATVRTYDRETDSIKSFTNFELMFGYRDSLLKRSTVDGSPRYVVLTVEFQLGLGRMSGPVRYAELARALGVDIGARAYANDVRREVLRLRSGKGMVLDAPDPDTWSTGSFFTNPIVPSDVADRLPQDAPRYPAGEEGRVKLSAAWLIEHAGFAKGFGLADDDGRAAAGGRASLSTKHTLALTNRGGAAASDLLAVARLVRDGVERAFGIRLEPEPLLINCSL comes from the coding sequence GTGACGGCGCCACTGACGGGCACGCGTCTCGCCGACCTCACCACCGCCCGCGTCGGAGGCCCGGCCCGTAAGCTCGTGGAGGCCTCGACCGAGCAGGAGATCGTCGAGGCCGTCCGCGCCGCCGATGCCGCGGGTGAACCGCTGCTCGTCATCAGCGGCGGGTCCAACCTGCTCATCGGCGACGACGGCTTCGACGGTACGGTCGTCCACATCACGTCCACGGGCTTCACGGTGAACGACGACGACGCCACGTGCGGCGGCGTCATGGTGCGGGTCCAGGCCGGCCAGGACTGGGACGAACTGGTCCGGTACACCGTGATGCACGCCTTCTCCGGCCTCGAGGCGCTCTCCGGCATCCCGGGTTCGACGGGAGCCACCCCCGTCCAGAACGTCGGGGCCTACGGCTCGGACGTGTCGCAGACCATCGCCACGGTACGGACCTACGACCGCGAGACGGACAGCATCAAGAGTTTCACCAACTTCGAGCTGATGTTCGGCTACCGGGACTCCCTGCTCAAACGCAGCACCGTCGACGGGTCACCCCGCTATGTGGTGCTGACCGTCGAGTTCCAGCTGGGGCTCGGGCGCATGAGCGGGCCGGTCCGCTACGCGGAGCTCGCCCGGGCGCTGGGCGTCGACATAGGCGCCCGCGCCTATGCCAACGACGTCCGCCGCGAGGTGCTCAGGCTCCGCTCCGGCAAGGGCATGGTGCTCGACGCCCCCGATCCGGACACGTGGAGCACCGGATCGTTCTTCACCAACCCGATCGTCCCCTCCGACGTCGCGGACCGCCTGCCGCAGGACGCTCCCCGGTATCCCGCCGGCGAGGAGGGCCGGGTCAAGCTCAGCGCGGCCTGGCTGATCGAGCATGCCGGCTTCGCCAAGGGCTTCGGCCTGGCCGACGACGACGGCCGCGCCGCGGCGGGCGGACGCGCGTCCCTGTCGACCAAGCACACCCTGGCCCTCACCAACCGGGGCGGCGCCGCGGCATCGGACCTCCTGGCGGTAGCGCGCCTCGTGCGCGACGGCGTCGAACGGGCCTTCGGTATCCGCCTGGAACCCGAGCCGCTGCTCATCAACTGCTCCCTCTAG
- a CDS encoding MaoC family dehydratase — MTVSLSTLEVGQQIGSATIAVTRQDLVRYAGASGDLNPIHWNQAFAEGVGLPGVIAHGMFTMGAAVQLVTDWVGDPAAVVDYQTRFTKPVVVEDTTAQPGEPGAVVEVTGVVGAIDAERSTARVDLTVMFGGQKVLVKAQAVVRLP, encoded by the coding sequence ATGACGGTATCCCTCTCCACCCTCGAGGTCGGGCAGCAGATCGGCTCCGCCACCATCGCCGTCACCCGTCAGGACCTCGTGCGGTACGCCGGGGCCTCGGGCGACCTCAACCCCATCCACTGGAACCAGGCCTTCGCCGAGGGCGTCGGGCTTCCCGGCGTCATCGCCCACGGCATGTTCACCATGGGCGCCGCGGTGCAGCTCGTGACCGACTGGGTCGGGGACCCGGCCGCCGTCGTCGACTACCAGACGCGCTTCACCAAGCCGGTCGTCGTCGAGGACACGACCGCGCAGCCGGGGGAGCCGGGGGCCGTCGTCGAGGTGACCGGCGTCGTGGGCGCGATCGACGCCGAGCGGTCGACGGCACGGGTCGACCTCACGGTGATGTTCGGCGGGCAGAAGGTCCTCGTGAAGGCACAGGCCGTGGTGAGGCTGCCGTGA
- a CDS encoding hypothetical protein (possible pseudo due to frameshift) — translation MMRDDAGGIERGATERSRFASARDVSYIRLHPRRVVEVRYDQMEGDRFRHTVQFQRWRPDREARSCTFDQLDIPAAYDLSEVLA, via the coding sequence GTGATGCGCGACGACGCCGGAGGGATCGAGCGGGGTGCGACCGAGCGCAGCCGCTTCGCCTCGGCCAGGGACGTGTCGTACATCCGGTTGCACCCCCGACGCGTGGTCGAGGTGCGGTACGACCAGATGGAGGGCGACCGCTTCCGGCACACCGTGCAGTTCCAACGGTGGCGGCCGGACCGCGAGGCACGCTCCTGCACCTTCGACCAGCTCGACATCCCCGCTGCCTACGACCTCAGCGAAGTGCTCGCCTGA
- a CDS encoding protease, with protein sequence MSEHDISGKKVAFLLTDGVEQIELTSPWNAVEEAGGVPTLVSPKTGSLQGFDGMDKGDTFEVDLAVSDAKADDYDALVLPGGVVNADFLRVDKDAQAFTRAFFEQHKPVASICHGPWLLIEAGVVSGRDVTSYHTLATDLKNAGANWTDEEVVVDQGLVTSRNPGDLDAFNDKLLEEIAEGPHEGQTA encoded by the coding sequence ATGTCCGAACACGACATCTCAGGCAAGAAGGTCGCATTCCTGCTCACCGACGGGGTCGAGCAGATCGAACTCACGAGCCCGTGGAACGCGGTCGAGGAAGCGGGCGGCGTCCCCACGCTGGTCTCGCCCAAGACCGGGTCGCTGCAGGGCTTCGACGGCATGGACAAGGGCGACACGTTCGAGGTGGACCTTGCGGTGTCCGACGCGAAGGCGGACGACTACGACGCCCTGGTGCTGCCGGGCGGCGTGGTCAATGCCGACTTCCTGCGCGTGGACAAGGACGCCCAGGCCTTCACCCGGGCGTTCTTCGAACAGCACAAGCCCGTCGCGTCCATCTGCCACGGCCCATGGCTGCTGATCGAGGCCGGGGTGGTCAGCGGTCGTGACGTGACGTCCTACCACACGCTCGCCACCGACCTGAAGAATGCCGGCGCCAACTGGACCGATGAGGAAGTCGTGGTGGACCAGGGGCTGGTCACGAGCCGCAACCCCGGAGACCTCGACGCCTTCAACGACAAGCTCCTCGAGGAGATCGCGGAAGGCCCGCACGAGGGACAGACCGCCTGA
- a CDS encoding XRE family transcriptional regulator, giving the protein MTADLTSVLDAVGPRLRALRAERNLTLGEVSAASGVSVSTLSRLESGRRRPNLELLLPIAQLYGVPLDDLVGAPPTGDPRIHLRPIEHHGITAIPLTKRPGGVQAYKMVLAGNARGTEPELQVHEGYEWLYILNGSLRLVLGSNDFVLGPGEAAEFDTHTPHWFASADGRSVEFISLFGQQGERMHVRARPRRS; this is encoded by the coding sequence ATGACTGCAGACCTGACCTCGGTGCTCGACGCCGTCGGACCTCGGCTCCGGGCCCTGCGCGCCGAACGCAATCTGACCCTCGGCGAGGTGTCCGCGGCGTCCGGCGTGTCCGTCAGTACCCTGTCCCGGCTCGAGTCGGGCCGTCGGCGCCCCAACCTGGAACTCCTGCTGCCCATCGCGCAGCTCTACGGGGTCCCGCTCGACGACCTGGTCGGGGCCCCTCCGACCGGTGATCCCCGGATCCACCTGCGTCCGATCGAGCACCACGGCATCACGGCCATCCCCCTGACGAAGCGGCCGGGTGGCGTGCAGGCGTACAAGATGGTGCTGGCGGGCAACGCTCGCGGTACGGAGCCCGAGCTGCAGGTGCACGAGGGCTATGAGTGGCTGTACATCCTCAACGGATCGCTGCGGCTCGTGCTGGGGAGCAACGACTTCGTGCTCGGGCCGGGCGAGGCCGCCGAGTTCGACACCCACACGCCGCACTGGTTCGCCAGCGCCGATGGGAGATCGGTCGAATTCATCAGCCTCTTCGGGCAGCAGGGCGAGCGCATGCATGTGCGTGCCCGGCCCCGGCGGTCCTGA
- a CDS encoding putative FAD-dependent pyridine nucleotide-disulphide oxidoreductase, with protein sequence MTATTRPLQDRYDVVVVGGGAAGLSAAVTLGRALRSVLVIDAGRPRNAPAQGVHGFLTREGMHPLALLDAGRAEAESYGSTVLAAEAVQVRRETEGFAVELSDGRVVRGRRLLLATGLTDGLPDIPGLLDQWGAGVVHCPYCHGYEIRGRRIGVLGTGPLSVHQTLLFRQWSDDITLFLNDTVKPTDEDWDRLAARSIRVVDGAVASIDASGGVLSGVTTHSGTAFELDALAVGTRMEANGGLLAPLGLPEQQHPTGMGRFVEPGPMGTTAVPGVYVAGNVSNLAAQVVVAAAEGTLAGAAINASLVEEETAWAVAGHRGPFSASSENEVSARVLGTRRHGLDDGVPGAPAPAGSMARDGAGEGVRRAG encoded by the coding sequence ATGACAGCCACCACCCGGCCCCTGCAGGACAGGTACGACGTCGTCGTCGTCGGAGGCGGAGCCGCGGGACTCAGCGCCGCCGTCACCCTGGGCCGAGCACTCCGCTCCGTCCTCGTGATCGACGCCGGCCGCCCCCGCAACGCACCCGCCCAGGGCGTCCACGGATTCCTGACGCGCGAAGGCATGCATCCGCTCGCGCTGCTCGATGCCGGCCGCGCCGAGGCGGAGTCCTACGGGTCCACCGTCCTGGCGGCCGAGGCCGTGCAGGTGCGCCGCGAGACCGAAGGGTTCGCCGTGGAGCTGTCCGACGGCCGCGTGGTCCGAGGCCGCCGCCTGCTCCTGGCCACCGGGCTCACCGACGGCCTGCCCGACATCCCCGGGCTCCTCGACCAGTGGGGTGCGGGCGTGGTCCACTGCCCGTACTGCCACGGCTACGAGATCCGCGGCCGGCGCATCGGCGTCCTGGGCACCGGGCCCCTCTCCGTCCACCAGACCCTTCTCTTCCGGCAGTGGTCGGACGACATCACGCTCTTCCTCAACGACACGGTGAAGCCGACGGACGAGGACTGGGACCGTCTGGCGGCGCGCTCCATCCGCGTGGTCGACGGCGCCGTCGCATCGATCGACGCGTCCGGCGGTGTGCTGTCAGGAGTGACCACGCACAGCGGCACGGCTTTCGAGCTGGACGCCCTCGCCGTCGGTACACGGATGGAGGCCAACGGCGGACTGCTCGCACCGCTCGGACTTCCGGAGCAGCAGCATCCGACGGGAATGGGCCGGTTCGTCGAACCCGGGCCCATGGGCACGACGGCCGTTCCCGGCGTCTATGTCGCCGGGAACGTCTCCAACCTCGCCGCGCAGGTCGTCGTTGCGGCGGCCGAAGGCACTCTGGCGGGTGCTGCGATCAACGCGAGCCTCGTCGAGGAGGAGACGGCCTGGGCCGTGGCGGGCCACCGCGGACCCTTCTCCGCATCGTCGGAGAACGAGGTCTCGGCGCGCGTCCTCGGCACGCGCCGGCACGGGCTCGATGATGGGGTCCCGGGTGCTCCAGCACCCGCCGGGTCGATGGCTCGCGACGGGGCCGGAGAAGGGGTACGCCGTGCAGGTTGA
- a CDS encoding RNA-splicing ligase RtcB, giving the protein MQWITEKYVNFASIIDDATLAQNRRTSSMPFVYPHFASMPDAHLGLGCAVGSVLPTLGAIIPAAVGVDIGCGMVAVRTNYSAGDIAGLDRRRLRESIEWAVPLSAGNNNKRVSASAQPRIDALDEDARRAGFDPAGYVKNWRLQLGTLGSGNHFIEVSLDEADDVWLFLHSGSRGIGNRIAQRHIRAAQDYCAGRSISLPHQDLAYLEEGTPEFDRYIGELLWAQKFALLNREEMMDRVVGQFTHWVGKPVQELERINCHHNYTHRESHFGKDVWLSRKGAIAADPGRPGLIPGSMGTRSYVVTGRGNREAMDSAPHGAGREYSRNAARRTFTQDQLRAAMQGIEFRDTPAFLDEIPAAYKDIDIVMQDARDLVDIRHTLRQIINVKGD; this is encoded by the coding sequence ATGCAGTGGATCACGGAGAAGTACGTCAACTTCGCCAGCATCATCGACGACGCGACGCTCGCACAGAACCGCAGGACGAGTTCCATGCCGTTCGTGTACCCCCACTTCGCCTCCATGCCCGACGCCCATCTGGGCCTCGGCTGCGCTGTCGGTTCGGTCCTGCCGACCCTCGGCGCGATCATCCCGGCGGCGGTCGGGGTGGACATCGGCTGCGGGATGGTCGCCGTGCGCACGAACTACTCGGCAGGAGACATCGCGGGTCTGGACCGGCGGAGGCTGCGCGAGTCGATCGAATGGGCCGTACCCCTCTCCGCGGGCAACAACAACAAGCGGGTGTCCGCCTCCGCCCAGCCGCGCATCGACGCCCTCGACGAGGACGCCCGGCGCGCCGGGTTCGACCCTGCCGGCTACGTCAAGAACTGGCGGCTGCAGCTGGGTACCCTCGGCTCCGGCAACCACTTCATCGAGGTGTCGCTCGACGAGGCGGACGACGTCTGGCTGTTCCTGCACTCGGGCTCGCGCGGTATCGGGAACCGCATCGCGCAGCGCCATATCCGAGCGGCGCAGGACTACTGTGCGGGTCGGTCCATCTCGCTGCCGCATCAGGATCTCGCCTACCTCGAGGAGGGAACGCCCGAGTTCGACCGCTACATCGGCGAACTGCTGTGGGCGCAGAAGTTCGCCCTGCTCAACCGCGAGGAGATGATGGACCGCGTGGTCGGCCAGTTCACGCACTGGGTCGGCAAGCCCGTGCAGGAGCTCGAACGCATCAACTGCCACCACAACTACACGCACCGGGAGAGCCACTTCGGGAAGGACGTCTGGCTCTCCCGCAAGGGTGCCATCGCGGCGGATCCAGGGCGCCCAGGCCTCATCCCGGGCTCGATGGGTACGCGCTCCTACGTGGTGACGGGCAGGGGCAACAGGGAGGCGATGGATTCGGCGCCCCACGGAGCGGGACGGGAGTACTCCCGCAACGCCGCGCGGAGGACCTTCACGCAGGACCAGCTCCGAGCCGCGATGCAGGGCATCGAATTCCGGGACACCCCTGCATTCCTCGACGAGATCCCGGCCGCCTACAAGGACATCGATATCGTCATGCAGGACGCCCGGGACCTCGTGGACATCCGGCATACCCTGCGGCAGATCATCAACGTGAAGGGCGACTGA